In Rutidosis leptorrhynchoides isolate AG116_Rl617_1_P2 chromosome 2, CSIRO_AGI_Rlap_v1, whole genome shotgun sequence, one genomic interval encodes:
- the LOC139894413 gene encoding lon protease homolog 2, peroxisomal-like isoform X2 has translation MVEPVELPSRIGILPFRNKVLLPGAIIRIQCTSPSSVKLVEQELWQREEKGLIGILPVRDAAESITVGSDVTQGGDSGDRSSKIDGKGQHEPNWHTRGVSARAIHLSRGVEKPSGRVTYIVVLEGLSRFSVQELNTKGAYATAKISPIDMTKAEMEQVEQDTDYIALSRQFKLTAMELISVLEQKQKTGGRTKVLLETVPVHKLADIFVASFEISFEEQLSMLDSVDLKVRISKATELVDRHLQSIRVAEKITQKVEGQLSKTQKEYLLRQQMRAIKEELGDNDDEDDDAAALERKMQDAGMPPSIWKHAQRELRRLKKMQPQQPGYNSSRAYLELLADLPWQTTSEEAELDLKAAKERLDSDHYGLVKIKQRIIEYLAVRKLKPDARSPVLCFVGPPGVGKTSLASSIAAALGRKFIRISLGGVKDEADIRGHRRTYIGSMPGRLIDGLKKVGVCNPVMLLDEIDKTGSDSRGDPASALLEVLDPEQNKTFNDHYLNVPFDLSKVIFVATANRAQPIPPPLLDRMEVIELPGYTSEEKLRIAMRHLIPRVLNQHGLNSDFLQIPEGMVKLVIERYTREAGVRNLERNLAALARAAAVIVAEQEHNLPLNKNINPISSPLLESRIAEGGAEVEMEVIPMGVNNNHEISDVFRIMSPLIVDEEMLEKVLGPPKYDNKEAAERVVTPGVTVGLVWTAFGGEVQFVEATATAGKGDLHLTGQLGDVIKESAQIALTWVSIHLILCKS, from the exons ATGGTGGAACCAGTTGAACTGCCGAGCCGAATTGGAATCCTTCCATTCAGGAACAAAGTATTATTACCTGGTGCTATCATTCGAATTCAATGCACTTCTCCTAGCAG TGTGAAATTGGTTGAACAAGAGCTGTGGCAAAGAGAGGAGAAAGGATTGATTGGTATATTGCCAGTTCGAGATGCTGCGGAATCGATAACAGTCGGTTCGGATGTCACACAAG GGGGTGATTCTGGTGATAGAAGCTCGAAAATCGATGGAAAAGGTCAACATGAACCGAATTGGCATACTAG GGGAGTTTCTGCTCGTGCGATACATTTATCAAGAGGAGTTGAGAAGCCAAGTGGGAGGGTTACCTACATAGTTGTTCTTGAAGGACTGAGCAGGTTTAGTGTACAGGAGCTCAACACTAAAGGAGCATATGCTACTGCAAAAATTTCACCTATTGATATGACAAAAGCTG AGATGGAGCAAGTAGAACAAGACACAGACTACATAGCATTGTCTCGTCAATTTAAACTGACTGCGATGGAGCTTATTTCTGTTCTTGAGCAG AAACAAAAAACTGGGGGGAGAACTAAAGTTCTTCTTGAGACTGTTCCTGTGCATAAATTGGCAGATATATTTGTTGCTAGTTTTGAGATTAGCTTTGAAGAGCAGCTGTCTATGTTAGATTCTGTTGATTTAAAAGTGAGAATTTCAAAAGCCACAGAGTTAGTTGACAGGCATTTACAG tcTATTCGTGTGGCGGAAAAGATTACGCAAAAGGTTGAAGGACAGTTGTCGAAAACACAGAAAGAGTATCTTCTACGCCAGCAG ATGAGAGCTATAAAAGAAGAACTTGGGgacaatgatgatgaagatgatgatgctgCTGCCCTTGAAAGGAAAATGCAAGATGCTGGTATGCCTCCAAGTATCTGGAAGCATGCACAGAGGGAATTAAG GAGACTAAAAAAAATGCAACCTCAGCAACCCGGTTATAACAGCTCTCGTGCTTATCTTGAGCTTCTTGCTGATTTGCCATGGCAGACAACCAGCGAAGAAGCTGAGTTGGACCTAAAAGCTGCGAAAGAGCGGCTTGACAGTGACCACTATGGCTTAGTCAAAATCAAGCAAAGGATTATTGAATATTTAGCAGTTCGCAAG CTGAAGCCAGATGCCAGAAGCCCTGTATTATGCTTTGTGGGCCCACCGGGTGTCGGAAAAACGTCTTTGGCATCATCTATAGCTGCTGCTCTGGGTAGGAAATTCATACGAATTTCTCTCGGTGGCGTTAAGGATGAAGCTGATATTAGAGGGCATCGGAGAACATACATTGGAAGCATGCCAGGTCGCCTCATTGATGGATTAAAG AAAGTAGGTGTTTGCAACCCAGTTATGTTGCTGGATGAAATTGACAAGACAGGATCTGATAGTCGTGGTGACCCTGCTTCGGCACTGCTTGAGGTTCTTGACCCGGAACAAAACAAAACATTTAATGATCA CTATTTGAATGTACCTTTTGATCTATCAAAAGTGATATTTGTGGCGACTGCAAATAGGGCACAGCCGATTCCACCACCACTCTTAGACAGAATGGAAGTCATTGAGCTACCTGGATATACATCCGAAGAAAAGCTTAGGATAGCAATGCGCCATTTAATTCCCCGTGTTCTGAATCAGCATGGCTTGAATTCCGATTTCCTTCAAATTCCCGAG GGCATGGTAAAACTTGTTATTGAGAGGTATACTAGAGAAGCTGGTGTGAGGAATCTGGAGAGGAACCTAGCGGCATTAGCTCGTGCAGCTGCCGTCATAGTAGCAGAGCAAGAGCATAATCTTCCACTTAACAAAAATATTAACCCCATTTCTTCACCATTGTTGGAGAGTCGAATTGCTGAAGGTGGGGCCGAAGTAGAGATGGAAGTTATACCAATGGGTGTCAATAATAATCATGAAATATCAGATGTTTTCAGGATTATGTCACCGTTGATTGTTGATGAAGAAATGCTGGAAAAAGTACTAGGG CCTCCAAAGTATGATAATAAAGAAGCTGCAGAGAGGGTTGTGACTCCCGGGGTAACTGTTGGGCTAGTTTGGACTGCCTTTGGTGGAGAAGTCCAGTTTGTGGAGGCTACAGCAACCGCAGGAAAAGGGGATCTGCACCTTACTGGACAATTGGGTGATGTCATCAAAGAGTCAGCACAGATAGCACTCACATGGGTATCTATTCATCTAATATTAT